From Falco cherrug isolate bFalChe1 chromosome W unlocalized genomic scaffold, bFalChe1.pri SUPER_W_unloc_1, whole genome shotgun sequence, the proteins below share one genomic window:
- the ZBTB5 gene encoding zinc finger and BTB domain-containing protein 5 isoform X2, translated as MDFPGHFEQIFQQLNYQRLHGQLCDCVIVVGNRHFKAHRSVLAACSTHFRALFTVAEGDQTMNMIQLDSEVVTAEAFAALIDMMYTSTLMLGESNVMDVLLAASHLHLNSVVKACKHYLTTRTLPMSPPSDRVQEQNARMQRSFMLQQLGLSIVSSALNSTQSAEEQPNTMSSSMRSNIEQRTTFPIRRLHKRKQSSEDRARQRIRPAMDESVSDVTAESGQSVVHSREDFFSPDSLKIVDNSKADAVADNQEDNTIMFDQSFSAQEDAQVPSQSDNSGGNIAQMSMASQATQVETSFDQEAASEKNNFPCENPEVSLNEKEHMRVVVKSEPLSSPEPQDEVSDVTSQAEGSESVEVEGGVVSAEKIELSPESSDRSFSDPQSSTDRVGDIHIMEVSNNLEHKSTFSISNFLNKSRGGGFSASQNSDDNIPNTTSDCRMDSDASYLMSPESGPAGGHSSATVSHVENPFSEPADSHFVRPMQDVMGLPCVQTSGYRAAEQFGMDFPRSGLGLHSLSRAMMGSVRGGASSFPGYRRIAPKMPVVTSVRSSQLQDNSSSSQLIMNGTTSFENGHPSQPGPPQLTRASADVLSKCKKALSEHNVLVVEGARKYACKICCKTFLTLTDCKKHIRVHTGEKPYACLKCGKRFSQSSHLYKHSKTTCLRWQSSNLPSTLL; from the coding sequence ATGGATTTTCCAGGACATTTTGAGCAAATCTTTCAGCAGCTCAACTACCAGAGGCTTCATGGCCAGCTTTGCGACTGTGTCATTGTGGTGGGCAACAGGCATTTCAAAGCCCATCGCTCTGTTTTGGCAGCATGTAGCACGCATTTCCGAGCTCTGTTTACTGTAGCAGAGGGAGATCAGACTATGAACATGATTCAGCTGGACAGCGAAGTGGTGACAGCAGAAGCTTTTGCTGCTCTGATAGACATGATGTATACTTCCACACTAATGCTTGGGGAGAGCAACGTTATGGACGTCTTGCTGGCTGCTTCTCACTTACATTTGAACTCTGTTGTGAAAGCATGCAAACACTACCTTACTACCAGGACGCTGCCAATGTCTCCACCGAGTGATCGAGTTCAAGAGCAAAATGCACGCATGCAGAGGTCTTTCATGCTCCAGCAGCTTGGACTGAGCATTGTGAGCTCTGCTTTAAATTCCACTCAGAGTGCAGAGGAGCAGCCAAATACTATGAGCTCCTCGATGAGAAGTAACATTGAGCAGCGCACTACTTTTCCTATCCGTCGTCTCCACAAACGTAAACAGTCTTCTGAAGATCGGGCCAGACAGCGCATCAGGCCTGCCATGGACGAGTCTGTTTCTGACGTGACTGCAGAGAGTGGGCAGTCAGTAGTTCATTCACGGGAAGATTTCTTCTCACCAGATTCACTGAAGATTGTGGACAACTCTAAGGCCGATGCTGTTGCTGATAACCAGGAGGATAATACTATTATGTTTGATCAGTCTTTCAGTGCTCAGGAAGATGCTCAAGTGCCCAGCCAGTCTGACAACAGCGGAGGCAACATTGCACAGATGTCCATGGCATCCCAGGCAACACAGGTAGAAACCAGCTTTGACCAGGAGGCTGCTTCTGAGAAGAACAACTTCCCATGTGAGAACCCAGAGGTCAGTCTGAATGAAAAAGAGCACATGAGGGTGGTGGTGAAGTCTGAACCTTTGAGTTCCCCAGAGCCTCAAGACGAGGTGAGCGATGTCACTTCCCAAGCAGAGGGCAGCGAGTCTGTTGAAGTGGAGGGAGGAGTAGTGAGTGCAGAGAAGATAGAACTGAGTCCCGAGAGCAGCGATCGTAGCTTTTCTGACCCGCAATCCAGTACTGATAGGGTGGGAGACATCCATATTATGGAGGTGTCAAATAACCTGGAACACAAGTCTACTTTCAGTATCTctaattttctaaataaaagcagaggTGGTGGCTTCAGCGCTAGTCAAAACAGTGATGATAACATTCCAAATACCACCAGTGACTGCAGAATGGACAGTGATGCCTCTTATCTGATGAGTCCAGAGTCGGGGCCCGCTGGCGGCCATTCGTCTGCCACGGTCTCCCATGTTGAGAACCCATTTAGTGAACCTGCAGACTCTCATTTTGTTAGACCAATGCAGGATGTGATGGGGCTCCCCTGTGTACAAACATCTGGGTACCGAGCAGCAGAACAGTTCGGCATGGATTTTCCGCGGTCAGGCTTGGGCTTGCACTCCTTGTCAAGGGCAATGATGGGCTCAGTCAGAGGTGGAGCTAGCAGCTTTCCTGGGTACCGCCGCATAGCCCCCAAAATGCCTGTGGTCACTTCAGTCAGGAGCTCCCAGCTGCAAGATAACTCATCCAGTTCCCAGCTGATTATGAATGGGACCACTTCTTTTGAAAACGGGCATCCATCACAACCTGGTCCGCCACAGCTGACAAGGGCGTCCGCAGATGTCCTTTCAAAATGCAAGAAGGCCTTATCTGAGCATAATGTCTTGGTTGTAGAAGGTGCACGCAAGTATGCGTGCAAGATCTGCTGCAAGACGTTTTTGACCTTGACGGACTGCAAGAAACACATCCGTGTGCACACGGGAGAGAAGCCTTACGCCTGCCTGAAGTGTGGCAAGCGGTTCAGCCAGTCCAGCCACCTCTACAAACACTCCAAGACAACCTGCCTGAGGTGGCAGAGCAGCAACCTGCCTAGCACTTTGCTTTAA
- the ZBTB5 gene encoding zinc finger and BTB domain-containing protein 5 isoform X1 yields MWQQIMDFPGHFEQIFQQLNYQRLHGQLCDCVIVVGNRHFKAHRSVLAACSTHFRALFTVAEGDQTMNMIQLDSEVVTAEAFAALIDMMYTSTLMLGESNVMDVLLAASHLHLNSVVKACKHYLTTRTLPMSPPSDRVQEQNARMQRSFMLQQLGLSIVSSALNSTQSAEEQPNTMSSSMRSNIEQRTTFPIRRLHKRKQSSEDRARQRIRPAMDESVSDVTAESGQSVVHSREDFFSPDSLKIVDNSKADAVADNQEDNTIMFDQSFSAQEDAQVPSQSDNSGGNIAQMSMASQATQVETSFDQEAASEKNNFPCENPEVSLNEKEHMRVVVKSEPLSSPEPQDEVSDVTSQAEGSESVEVEGGVVSAEKIELSPESSDRSFSDPQSSTDRVGDIHIMEVSNNLEHKSTFSISNFLNKSRGGGFSASQNSDDNIPNTTSDCRMDSDASYLMSPESGPAGGHSSATVSHVENPFSEPADSHFVRPMQDVMGLPCVQTSGYRAAEQFGMDFPRSGLGLHSLSRAMMGSVRGGASSFPGYRRIAPKMPVVTSVRSSQLQDNSSSSQLIMNGTTSFENGHPSQPGPPQLTRASADVLSKCKKALSEHNVLVVEGARKYACKICCKTFLTLTDCKKHIRVHTGEKPYACLKCGKRFSQSSHLYKHSKTTCLRWQSSNLPSTLL; encoded by the exons ATGTGGCAGCA GATCATGGATTTTCCAGGACATTTTGAGCAAATCTTTCAGCAGCTCAACTACCAGAGGCTTCATGGCCAGCTTTGCGACTGTGTCATTGTGGTGGGCAACAGGCATTTCAAAGCCCATCGCTCTGTTTTGGCAGCATGTAGCACGCATTTCCGAGCTCTGTTTACTGTAGCAGAGGGAGATCAGACTATGAACATGATTCAGCTGGACAGCGAAGTGGTGACAGCAGAAGCTTTTGCTGCTCTGATAGACATGATGTATACTTCCACACTAATGCTTGGGGAGAGCAACGTTATGGACGTCTTGCTGGCTGCTTCTCACTTACATTTGAACTCTGTTGTGAAAGCATGCAAACACTACCTTACTACCAGGACGCTGCCAATGTCTCCACCGAGTGATCGAGTTCAAGAGCAAAATGCACGCATGCAGAGGTCTTTCATGCTCCAGCAGCTTGGACTGAGCATTGTGAGCTCTGCTTTAAATTCCACTCAGAGTGCAGAGGAGCAGCCAAATACTATGAGCTCCTCGATGAGAAGTAACATTGAGCAGCGCACTACTTTTCCTATCCGTCGTCTCCACAAACGTAAACAGTCTTCTGAAGATCGGGCCAGACAGCGCATCAGGCCTGCCATGGACGAGTCTGTTTCTGACGTGACTGCAGAGAGTGGGCAGTCAGTAGTTCATTCACGGGAAGATTTCTTCTCACCAGATTCACTGAAGATTGTGGACAACTCTAAGGCCGATGCTGTTGCTGATAACCAGGAGGATAATACTATTATGTTTGATCAGTCTTTCAGTGCTCAGGAAGATGCTCAAGTGCCCAGCCAGTCTGACAACAGCGGAGGCAACATTGCACAGATGTCCATGGCATCCCAGGCAACACAGGTAGAAACCAGCTTTGACCAGGAGGCTGCTTCTGAGAAGAACAACTTCCCATGTGAGAACCCAGAGGTCAGTCTGAATGAAAAAGAGCACATGAGGGTGGTGGTGAAGTCTGAACCTTTGAGTTCCCCAGAGCCTCAAGACGAGGTGAGCGATGTCACTTCCCAAGCAGAGGGCAGCGAGTCTGTTGAAGTGGAGGGAGGAGTAGTGAGTGCAGAGAAGATAGAACTGAGTCCCGAGAGCAGCGATCGTAGCTTTTCTGACCCGCAATCCAGTACTGATAGGGTGGGAGACATCCATATTATGGAGGTGTCAAATAACCTGGAACACAAGTCTACTTTCAGTATCTctaattttctaaataaaagcagaggTGGTGGCTTCAGCGCTAGTCAAAACAGTGATGATAACATTCCAAATACCACCAGTGACTGCAGAATGGACAGTGATGCCTCTTATCTGATGAGTCCAGAGTCGGGGCCCGCTGGCGGCCATTCGTCTGCCACGGTCTCCCATGTTGAGAACCCATTTAGTGAACCTGCAGACTCTCATTTTGTTAGACCAATGCAGGATGTGATGGGGCTCCCCTGTGTACAAACATCTGGGTACCGAGCAGCAGAACAGTTCGGCATGGATTTTCCGCGGTCAGGCTTGGGCTTGCACTCCTTGTCAAGGGCAATGATGGGCTCAGTCAGAGGTGGAGCTAGCAGCTTTCCTGGGTACCGCCGCATAGCCCCCAAAATGCCTGTGGTCACTTCAGTCAGGAGCTCCCAGCTGCAAGATAACTCATCCAGTTCCCAGCTGATTATGAATGGGACCACTTCTTTTGAAAACGGGCATCCATCACAACCTGGTCCGCCACAGCTGACAAGGGCGTCCGCAGATGTCCTTTCAAAATGCAAGAAGGCCTTATCTGAGCATAATGTCTTGGTTGTAGAAGGTGCACGCAAGTATGCGTGCAAGATCTGCTGCAAGACGTTTTTGACCTTGACGGACTGCAAGAAACACATCCGTGTGCACACGGGAGAGAAGCCTTACGCCTGCCTGAAGTGTGGCAAGCGGTTCAGCCAGTCCAGCCACCTCTACAAACACTCCAAGACAACCTGCCTGAGGTGGCAGAGCAGCAACCTGCCTAGCACTTTGCTTTAA